One part of the Lachnospiraceae bacterium JLR.KK002 genome encodes these proteins:
- a CDS encoding sigma factor-like helix-turn-helix DNA-binding protein: protein MAYGAKTYTLREESTESGARYFISFKDGQGEYHELEVSKQLFFEFRQMERRNRNLQQWNQRHREFNEVWDETLYRRALRVPKTLDERMIEKERNELFYKAVARLPEIQRRRFLLYYEYDFNFYQIGEMEHCTASAIQKSVSVAREKVKAEMRKYLQP, encoded by the coding sequence ATGGCATACGGGGCAAAGACATATACGCTTCGGGAGGAATCCACGGAAAGCGGAGCAAGGTATTTTATCAGCTTTAAGGACGGGCAGGGGGAATACCATGAACTGGAAGTATCAAAACAGCTATTCTTTGAATTTCGGCAGATGGAGCGCAGGAACAGGAACTTGCAGCAATGGAACCAGCGGCACAGGGAATTTAACGAGGTATGGGATGAAACGCTTTACAGACGTGCGTTAAGAGTGCCTAAAACGCTTGATGAAAGAATGATTGAAAAAGAACGGAACGAACTGTTTTACAAAGCGGTTGCCCGACTGCCAGAGATACAAAGGCGGCGTTTCCTGCTCTACTACGAGTATGATTTCAACTTTTACCAAATCGGCGAAATGGAGCATTGCACCGCTTCCGCAATTCAGAAATCCGTTTCAGTTGCGAGGGAAAAGGTTAAGGCAGAAATGAGGAAGTATCTCCAACCGTGA
- a CDS encoding PC4/YdbC family ssDNA-binding protein, with protein MKEIQYEIVKEIAVLSTSGSGYTKEINLISWNGNEPKYDIRSFSPNREKCGKGITLTADEAAALLKALQKEVKSED; from the coding sequence ATGAAAGAAATCCAGTACGAGATTGTAAAAGAAATCGCCGTATTGTCTACGAGCGGCAGCGGCTATACAAAGGAAATCAACTTAATTTCATGGAACGGGAACGAGCCGAAGTATGACATCCGCAGCTTCTCCCCGAACCGTGAGAAGTGTGGCAAGGGAATCACGTTGACCGCTGATGAAGCGGCGGCTCTCCTTAAAGCATTGCAGAAAGAAGTAAAGAGTGAGGATTGA
- a CDS encoding sigma-70 family RNA polymerase sigma factor, translating to MAYNHGREDRKWCIWKEAEEKVLRECGVDEAVIEQIRIEDRVDFNSNRRFYRWTSDFGEYLEGMADAEQQAEPNTVEDLLDEIEDEKLYQALLTVDKHTLLILLLKMQGYSTREIAAVVGLTERAVYKRLERLRKKLKPIFYPFGEI from the coding sequence ATGGCATATAACCACGGACGTGAGGACAGGAAATGGTGTATCTGGAAAGAAGCCGAGGAAAAGGTGCTGCGGGAGTGCGGTGTTGATGAAGCGGTCATTGAGCAAATCCGTATTGAGGACAGGGTAGACTTTAATTCCAACAGGCGGTTTTACCGATGGACGAGCGACTTCGGGGAATACCTTGAGGGAATGGCGGATGCCGAACAGCAGGCGGAGCCGAATACCGTTGAGGACTTACTGGACGAGATTGAGGACGAGAAACTGTATCAGGCATTGCTTACGGTGGACAAGCATACCCTGCTCATTCTCCTGCTGAAAATGCAGGGGTATTCCACAAGGGAGATTGCGGCGGTGGTAGGGCTTACCGAAAGGGCGGTCTATAAACGCCTTGAAAGGCTCCGCAAAAAATTAAAGCCTATTTTTTATCCTTTCGGGGAAATTTAA
- a CDS encoding recombinase family protein: protein MAGIKEEKKIYLVGIYCRLSKDDGTDNESASIATQKSILTDYVKKQGWHLAKTYVDDGYSGTNFQRPSFQNMIKDIENGLINCVITKDLSRLGRNYLDCGLYLEVFFPEHNVRYIAVNDGVDTLNKSAMDITPFRNILNEMYSADVSVKIKSAYRARFQQGKFMGTYAPYGYIKDPADHNHLLIDDKVAHVVREIFDLALAGNGISKIRKYLNKQHVLRPAAYAAEQGAAGYERYFEDNEENRYIWSENSVRGILRSPIYAGNLAGYKRIAANMKSKKRPSKLPEEWEVIPDTHEGIVTQEEFDTVQQLITSRRLPENKGGFENIFAGVIKCADCGYALRAMSANRRKRPDIIDCVQYTCNNYGRYGNVMCTAHAIEARDLFNAVLDDINRFADMAVNDERAVRAIEKRLTETDQSRAKALEKERKKLNKRLAELDRLFSSLYEDKVMERITERNYEMMSGKYQKEQLEIEARLKEVTETLNESYEKSQGIRDFLSLIRNYQGLKELDATVINALIDKILVSEREKSADGTVKQEIKIYYKFIGFVGELHITPTKRWTALPPKNCMVCGVEYVPGSAISKYCPTCAKKVQREKSNESKRRSREQKRMVCIELSAKNDRLTLNSRKGGF from the coding sequence ATGGCAGGAATCAAAGAAGAAAAGAAAATATATTTAGTCGGCATTTACTGCCGCTTGTCAAAGGACGATGGCACGGATAACGAGAGTGCGAGCATTGCCACACAGAAATCCATCCTCACAGATTATGTAAAAAAGCAGGGCTGGCACTTGGCAAAAACGTATGTGGACGACGGTTATTCTGGTACGAATTTTCAAAGACCGAGCTTCCAGAACATGATTAAGGATATTGAAAACGGGCTGATAAATTGCGTGATTACGAAAGATTTATCCCGTCTGGGGAGGAATTACCTTGACTGCGGCTTATATCTGGAAGTCTTTTTCCCAGAGCATAATGTGAGGTATATAGCGGTTAATGACGGCGTGGACACGCTCAATAAATCGGCGATGGACATTACCCCATTCCGCAATATCCTAAATGAAATGTATTCTGCTGATGTGTCGGTCAAGATTAAATCGGCGTACCGTGCAAGGTTTCAGCAGGGGAAATTCATGGGGACATATGCACCCTACGGCTATATCAAAGACCCCGCCGACCATAACCACCTGCTGATTGATGATAAGGTTGCCCATGTGGTAAGGGAGATATTTGACCTTGCACTTGCAGGAAACGGAATCTCTAAAATCCGCAAGTACCTTAATAAACAGCACGTTTTACGCCCTGCCGCTTATGCGGCGGAGCAGGGGGCGGCAGGTTATGAACGGTACTTTGAGGACAACGAAGAAAACCGCTATATTTGGAGTGAGAACAGCGTGAGGGGCATTTTAAGAAGCCCAATATATGCGGGAAACCTTGCAGGCTACAAGCGGATTGCCGCCAACATGAAAAGCAAGAAACGCCCCTCTAAGCTGCCCGAAGAGTGGGAAGTGATACCCGATACCCACGAGGGGATAGTGACGCAGGAGGAATTTGATACCGTACAGCAGCTTATCACAAGCCGCAGACTGCCAGAGAACAAGGGCGGCTTTGAAAATATCTTTGCAGGCGTTATCAAGTGTGCGGACTGCGGCTACGCTTTGCGGGCTATGAGCGCCAACAGGAGAAAACGCCCCGACATCATCGACTGCGTACAATATACCTGTAATAATTATGGCAGGTATGGCAACGTCATGTGTACCGCACATGCCATTGAAGCGAGGGACTTATTCAATGCTGTCCTTGATGACATTAACCGTTTTGCGGATATGGCGGTGAATGACGAGCGGGCGGTGAGGGCAATTGAGAAGCGGCTCACGGAAACAGACCAGAGCAGGGCAAAGGCACTGGAAAAGGAACGGAAGAAACTAAACAAACGTCTTGCGGAGCTTGACAGGCTGTTTTCCTCTCTCTATGAGGATAAGGTCATGGAGCGTATCACCGAGCGGAATTATGAAATGATGTCGGGGAAATACCAGAAAGAACAGCTTGAAATCGAAGCGAGATTGAAAGAGGTAACGGAAACTCTTAATGAAAGCTACGAGAAATCGCAGGGAATCCGTGACTTCCTCTCCCTTATCCGTAATTATCAAGGCTTAAAAGAACTGGACGCAACAGTCATAAATGCACTGATAGACAAGATACTTGTTTCGGAGCGTGAGAAGTCAGCAGACGGAACAGTGAAGCAGGAAATCAAGATTTACTATAAATTCATCGGCTTTGTCGGTGAATTACATATCACACCCACAAAGCGGTGGACAGCGTTGCCACCAAAGAATTGTATGGTGTGCGGTGTTGAATACGTTCCCGGCTCCGCTATCTCAAAATATTGCCCGACATGTGCGAAAAAGGTGCAGAGGGAGAAATCAAACGAGAGCAAACGCAGGAGTAGGGAACAAAAAAGGATGGTATGTATTGAACTGTCCGCAAAAAATGACCGACTGACATTGAACAGCAGGAAGGGCGGATTTTAA
- a CDS encoding cysteine-rich KTR domain-containing protein, with translation MREIHWIYCPNCGNKTRDRLREDTILMNYPLYCPKCKRETLINAKKLQIIVITEPDT, from the coding sequence ATGAGAGAAATACACTGGATATATTGCCCGAATTGTGGCAATAAGACTCGTGACAGACTTAGGGAAGATACTATTTTGATGAATTATCCTCTTTACTGTCCGAAGTGCAAGCGAGAAACTTTAATTAACGCAAAGAAATTACAGATTATTGTCATCACAGAGCCAGACACATAG
- a CDS encoding HAMP domain-containing sensor histidine kinase → MYGISSEKIYPADYYESQIPLVEDYVRSHSDKGISSLQQEDVSELITGDTIYYQFTDKNGKKLYGTYSNDIFDSKETMYQKINSTFIKDKYYIHTIPIITDIGNIDGAVSIIYSLDMSTINNANPWMPVVLVFIICSPFLYMVLFTLIFSRNFAKSVIKPLKILTKGTEQIKNSNLDFELDYHANNELGALCESFSAMQNALKNSLSAQWKMEQERTENVQALAHDLKSPLSIIKAYTETLIDDTEIDVEQTEYLSVIKENTEKSIVLVNQMQYTTELTLPNVNIEKDSINLEEWLQKKRAEYELRAKDKKVCISLKMASDIPATIFTDKNKLERILDNVISNSIEYVPVSGRIEINVEADETYIYYAVLDNGDGFSSKDLNKALERFYRGDEARSSKGSHSGLGLYIVKQLSGLLGGSVEISNPQSGGACVKFWHTY, encoded by the coding sequence ATGTATGGTATAAGTAGCGAGAAAATTTATCCTGCTGATTATTATGAAAGTCAAATTCCTCTTGTTGAAGATTATGTAAGAAGCCATTCTGATAAAGGTATAAGCTCTTTACAACAGGAGGATGTAAGTGAACTGATTACAGGAGATACTATTTATTATCAATTTACAGATAAAAATGGAAAAAAGCTATACGGAACATATAGTAATGATATTTTTGATTCTAAAGAAACGATGTACCAAAAGATAAATTCTACATTTATAAAGGACAAATATTATATTCACACTATTCCTATTATTACTGATATCGGGAACATAGACGGTGCTGTTTCAATCATATATTCTTTGGATATGTCAACGATAAACAATGCAAATCCGTGGATGCCTGTGGTCTTAGTATTTATTATTTGCTCTCCATTTTTATATATGGTTTTATTTACACTTATATTTTCAAGGAATTTTGCTAAAAGTGTTATAAAACCTTTGAAAATTCTCACAAAGGGTACAGAACAGATAAAGAATAGTAACCTTGATTTTGAACTTGATTATCATGCAAATAATGAACTTGGTGCATTGTGCGAATCTTTTTCGGCTATGCAAAATGCACTCAAGAACTCTTTATCCGCACAATGGAAAATGGAACAAGAGAGAACAGAAAATGTACAAGCCCTGGCACATGACTTAAAATCTCCATTATCTATAATCAAAGCATATACAGAAACGTTGATAGATGATACAGAAATAGATGTTGAGCAAACAGAATATCTTTCTGTAATAAAAGAAAATACCGAAAAAAGCATAGTATTGGTTAATCAAATGCAGTACACAACGGAACTCACTTTGCCAAATGTAAATATAGAGAAAGATTCTATAAATTTGGAAGAATGGTTGCAAAAAAAGAGAGCCGAATACGAATTACGGGCAAAAGATAAAAAGGTTTGTATTTCATTGAAAATGGCTTCTGATATCCCTGCCACTATATTTACTGATAAGAACAAATTAGAAAGAATTTTAGATAATGTTATTTCCAATAGTATAGAATATGTTCCCGTATCGGGGAGAATAGAGATAAATGTTGAAGCTGATGAAACATATATTTATTATGCTGTTTTGGATAATGGGGATGGCTTCAGTTCAAAAGATTTAAATAAAGCTTTAGAACGATTTTATCGTGGAGATGAAGCACGTTCAAGTAAAGGCTCTCATTCTGGATTAGGATTATATATTGTAAAGCAGTTATCAGGCCTTCTAGGAGGCTCTGTTGAAATATCAAATCCACAATCTGGAGGAGCTTGTGTGAAATTTTGGCATACTTATTAA
- a CDS encoding stage II sporulation protein R, whose protein sequence is MGEDKTANKKRKRIMPKAQVQVIISREYVGTQTVAEAFIPIISEDIRREIAKDDTFDNEGISA, encoded by the coding sequence ATGGGCGAGGATAAGACAGCGAACAAAAAGAGAAAGCGTATCATGCCAAAAGCACAGGTGCAGGTAATTATCAGTCGGGAATATGTCGGCACACAGACCGTTGCGGAAGCATTTATCCCGATTATCTCCGAGGATATACGGAGGGAGATTGCCAAAGATGACACCTTCGACAATGAGGGTATATCCGCTTAG
- the mobV gene encoding MobV family relaxase, with protein MPYAILRFQKRKAGGVAACERHNERKKEAYKSNPDIDVGRSKDNYHLVNPPRYTYKKEINRMVAEAGCKVRKDSVMMVETLMTASPEFMNQLPPEEQKAYFQTALDFISERVGKKNILSAVVHMDERTPHMHLCFVPLTPDNKLSAKSILGNQKSLSEWQTAYHERMSARWNELERGQSSMETRRKHIPTWLYKLGGRLDKQYEEIVSALSDINAFNAGKKRDKALELIAAWLPDVEKFSKEIGKQQTYIDSLKERIGQESDYAGRMRDEKYEQELKVQKANQRIFELQKTNQQMEKLLKKIPPEVLEELQKSNRNREKER; from the coding sequence ATGCCTTATGCAATCCTGCGTTTCCAGAAACGCAAGGCAGGCGGCGTTGCTGCTTGCGAACGCCACAACGAGCGGAAGAAAGAAGCCTATAAAAGCAACCCAGACATTGACGTGGGACGCTCCAAAGATAACTACCATCTTGTGAATCCGCCCCGTTACACCTACAAGAAAGAGATAAACCGAATGGTAGCCGAAGCGGGCTGCAAGGTGAGGAAAGACAGCGTGATGATGGTGGAAACGCTCATGACCGCTTCGCCAGAATTTATGAACCAGTTACCGCCCGAAGAACAGAAAGCATATTTCCAGACGGCTCTTGACTTCATTTCGGAGCGTGTGGGGAAGAAAAATATCCTCTCCGCAGTCGTCCACATGGACGAGAGGACACCCCATATGCACCTATGTTTTGTTCCGCTTACGCCCGACAACAAGCTGTCAGCGAAGTCTATCTTAGGCAACCAGAAATCCTTATCCGAGTGGCAGACCGCCTATCATGAGCGTATGTCTGCACGGTGGAACGAATTAGAGAGAGGTCAATCTTCAATGGAAACCAGACGGAAGCATATCCCCACATGGCTCTATAAACTGGGCGGCAGGCTTGATAAACAGTATGAGGAAATCGTGTCTGCCCTCTCCGACATCAACGCCTTTAACGCAGGGAAAAAGCGTGACAAGGCTCTGGAACTGATTGCGGCGTGGCTCCCAGACGTGGAGAAATTCTCTAAGGAAATCGGCAAACAGCAGACGTATATCGACAGCTTGAAAGAGAGAATTGGGCAGGAATCCGACTATGCGGGGCGTATGCGTGATGAAAAGTATGAGCAGGAATTAAAGGTACAGAAAGCCAACCAGAGGATATTTGAATTGCAGAAAACCAACCAGCAGATGGAAAAGTTATTGAAAAAAATACCGCCAGAAGTATTAGAAGAATTGCAGAAAAGCAATCGGAATAGAGAGAAAGAAAGGTAG
- a CDS encoding IS110 family transposase, translating to MISVGIDVSKEKSTVCILKPYGEVVSRPFEVCHVEKELSELTSMLLRLNDDIRVVMEATGIYHLPVLSYLKEKGLFVAVINPFEMKEYRCQGLRRVKTDKQDAITISNYGIDHWYRLKDYEAEESVYAELKLLGRQYRHYMRMRVESVLELTHLLDYTMPGIKTLLKGWNETNGKDKLGDFAEEYWHYDNITKKPEEQFIESYLKWAKEKGYHQSQDKAVKIYALAKEGIPTVPSDTPSTKMLVQEAVRVLREVDNTLMTILTQMQALAKSLPEYPVVRAMGGVGNVLAPKLIAEIGDVRRFHSGKALIAHAGIDAPPYQSGQFMGTERKISKRGSSSLRKIGYEVMRCLKTHKEPADAAVYRFILKKEKEGKSKRAAKIAGLNKFLRIYYARVMEVYQK from the coding sequence ATGATAAGTGTAGGAATTGATGTGTCAAAAGAAAAAAGTACCGTATGTATCTTAAAGCCTTATGGTGAGGTTGTGAGCAGGCCTTTTGAAGTCTGTCATGTGGAGAAAGAACTGTCCGAACTGACTTCCATGCTGCTGCGTCTGAATGATGACATCCGTGTGGTCATGGAAGCTACTGGGATCTACCATCTGCCTGTATTAAGCTATCTGAAAGAAAAAGGGCTGTTTGTGGCAGTGATTAATCCATTTGAGATGAAGGAATACCGCTGTCAGGGGTTAAGACGTGTGAAAACGGATAAGCAGGATGCCATTACAATCTCTAACTATGGGATTGACCATTGGTACAGGCTGAAGGACTATGAGGCAGAAGAAAGCGTCTATGCGGAGCTGAAGCTTTTGGGAAGGCAGTACCGTCACTATATGCGGATGCGTGTGGAGAGCGTGTTGGAACTGACTCATCTTCTGGACTATACGATGCCTGGGATCAAAACGCTGCTGAAAGGCTGGAATGAAACAAATGGGAAAGATAAGCTGGGGGATTTTGCGGAAGAATACTGGCATTATGACAATATCACGAAGAAACCGGAGGAACAGTTTATAGAGAGCTATCTGAAATGGGCAAAAGAGAAGGGATACCATCAGAGCCAGGATAAAGCCGTCAAGATCTATGCACTGGCAAAAGAAGGCATCCCCACAGTACCCTCCGATACCCCATCGACCAAAATGCTGGTACAGGAGGCAGTACGGGTGTTACGAGAAGTCGATAACACTCTGATGACCATTCTAACACAGATGCAGGCATTAGCCAAGAGTCTGCCGGAATATCCGGTTGTCAGGGCAATGGGAGGTGTTGGAAATGTCCTTGCGCCTAAATTGATTGCAGAGATTGGGGATGTGAGAAGATTCCATAGCGGAAAAGCCCTGATAGCCCACGCAGGAATCGACGCGCCGCCCTATCAGTCAGGGCAGTTTATGGGGACAGAGAGGAAAATATCCAAGAGAGGTTCTTCCAGCCTGCGAAAGATTGGATATGAAGTGATGAGATGTCTGAAAACCCATAAAGAGCCAGCAGACGCAGCAGTGTATAGATTTATTTTGAAGAAAGAAAAAGAAGGAAAGTCAAAACGTGCAGCAAAAATAGCGGGATTAAATAAATTCCTTAGGATTTATTATGCACGTGTGATGGAAGTATACCAGAAGTAA
- a CDS encoding ParB/RepB/Spo0J family partition protein, which translates to MKKQDFKVLKTADLYPFPDNPFHVVEDEMLSELAESIKEFGIVTPIITRPKEDGNGYEIIAGQRRVRASELAGINTIPAFVLPLDRDRAIITLVDSNLQRENILPSERAFAYKMKSEAMKRQGFRTDLTSSQVGTKLRTDDKVAQGFGVGRMTVQRFIRLTELIPPILQMVDEGKIALTPAVELSFLKKEEQEDLFATMESEEATPSLSQAQRMKTLSHSGWLDMDMIFSIMTEEKGNQKETVKIGMERLKKYFPKGTTPKQMEDTIIKLLERELQRKRNRDSR; encoded by the coding sequence ATGAAGAAACAGGATTTTAAGGTATTAAAGACCGCAGATTTATATCCGTTTCCCGATAACCCGTTTCATGTTGTGGAGGACGAAATGCTGTCAGAATTAGCAGAGAGTATCAAAGAGTTTGGCATTGTAACGCCGATTATCACACGCCCGAAAGAGGACGGGAACGGATATGAGATCATTGCAGGACAGCGGCGTGTCCGTGCTTCGGAGCTTGCAGGGATAAACACAATCCCCGCTTTTGTCCTGCCCTTAGACCGTGACCGAGCCATTATCACTCTTGTAGACAGCAACTTACAGCGTGAAAATATCCTGCCATCGGAGCGGGCGTTTGCCTACAAGATGAAATCCGAAGCCATGAAGCGGCAGGGCTTCCGCACAGACTTAACCTCGTCACAAGTTGGGACGAAGTTGCGGACAGACGATAAAGTGGCGCAGGGCTTCGGCGTTGGCAGGATGACCGTGCAGCGTTTTATCCGATTGACGGAGCTGATACCGCCGATTTTACAGATGGTGGACGAGGGGAAAATCGCCCTCACGCCTGCGGTGGAACTGTCCTTTTTGAAGAAAGAAGAGCAGGAAGACCTATTCGCCACAATGGAGAGCGAGGAAGCAACGCCCTCACTCTCACAGGCACAGCGGATGAAAACCTTGAGCCATAGCGGGTGGCTTGATATGGATATGATATTTTCCATTATGACCGAGGAAAAGGGAAACCAGAAAGAAACCGTGAAAATCGGCATGGAGCGGTTAAAGAAATACTTCCCGAAAGGCACAACGCCGAAGCAGATGGAGGACACTATCATCAAACTTTTAGAGCGTGAATTGCAGAGGAAACGGAACAGGGACAGCCGCTAA
- a CDS encoding AAA family ATPase, whose protein sequence is MQKLQTVNADTLLYEPLEKPSFVVDSLIPTGLTLFCGSQKIGKSWLMLKLCLCVSQGISLWDMPTQEGDVLYLCLEDTFCRIQDRLFHLTDEASGRLHFAVASDKLSDGLIVQLEDYLKEYPDSRLIVIDTLQKIRTASKDNAYASDYGDISLIKDFADRHSLAVIVVHHIRKQNDSDVFNKVSGTTGLTGSADATFVLEQESRASNAAKLYVTGRDTPYQEFTLRFRNCSWELVERKEQEQLAKEAIPDILFRLVDFMQGREEWTGTATELLEQMGETGTPPNIMTKRLNEYLASFLSENNIRYGYHRKKGCREISLTRQSGDGGDGDDG, encoded by the coding sequence ATGCAGAAGCTTCAGACGGTCAACGCCGACACGCTCCTTTATGAGCCGCTTGAGAAACCGTCCTTTGTGGTGGACAGTCTGATACCCACGGGTTTAACCCTGTTCTGCGGCTCACAGAAAATCGGCAAGAGCTGGCTCATGTTAAAGCTCTGCCTCTGCGTGTCGCAGGGAATCTCTTTGTGGGATATGCCGACACAGGAGGGCGATGTGCTTTACCTCTGCCTTGAGGACACATTCTGCCGTATCCAGGACAGGCTGTTCCATTTGACGGATGAAGCGAGTGGGCGGCTTCACTTTGCGGTGGCAAGCGATAAGCTGTCAGACGGTCTTATCGTGCAGTTAGAAGATTATCTGAAAGAATATCCCGACAGCAGGCTCATTGTGATTGATACCTTGCAGAAAATCCGCACCGCATCCAAAGACAACGCCTATGCCAGTGATTACGGGGATATTTCCCTTATCAAAGACTTTGCCGACAGGCACTCTCTGGCGGTCATTGTCGTACACCACATCCGAAAGCAGAATGACAGCGACGTGTTCAACAAAGTGTCTGGCACGACGGGATTGACAGGAAGTGCGGACGCAACCTTTGTTCTGGAACAGGAAAGCCGTGCGTCCAATGCCGCCAAGCTGTATGTGACGGGCAGGGACACGCCCTATCAGGAGTTCACGCTCCGTTTCCGTAATTGCAGTTGGGAGCTTGTGGAGCGTAAGGAGCAGGAGCAGCTTGCCAAAGAAGCGATACCAGACATTCTCTTTCGGTTAGTGGATTTCATGCAGGGCAGGGAGGAATGGACTGGAACGGCAACGGAGCTTCTGGAACAGATGGGGGAAACGGGAACGCCGCCCAACATCATGACGAAGCGGCTCAACGAATACCTCGCCAGTTTCCTCAGCGAAAACAATATCCGTTACGGCTACCACAGGAAGAAAGGGTGCAGGGAGATTTCCCTCACAAGGCAGTCGGGTGACGGTGGTGACGGTGATGACGGTTAG